The DNA sequence TTCCCGTCAGAGGGTGCAGGAGGTGTCGGGGTGAACGAGGTCACACGCGGGCCGGCGGGCGGCGGGCAGGTTGCGGTCGACCCGCGCCGGCTCGAGCTGTACGCGCGGCGCGTCGAGGAGGCGGCCGAGGAGCTGACCCGTGCGCGGGCCGAGCTGCGGGACGCGCCGATGGGCCCCCGGAGCTTCGGCGAGCTGGGGCGCACCCTGCGCAGCGCCGAGGCGTACGGCCGGGCCGCCGGGCTGCTGCACCAGCAGCTCGACCGGGCGTGCGAGGTGCTGACGTCCGCGGCGAAGGGCCTGCACGACGTGGCCGAGCACTACGGCGCCCAGGACGACGACGCGGTGGCGTTGATCAAGGCGATCGACCGGCGGGCGGGGTTGGGCTGATGCGGGGCAAGGACGGCAGGCAGATCGCCGCCGAGGTCGGGCCGGAGCTGGACTACCTGTCCGGGATCAGCAGGCGGCTCGGCGTGCGCGACCTCGTGGCCGACTACTTCGCGCCCGTCGTGGGCGACTGGAACGACCTGCACGAGGAGGCGGAGCGCTGGCGCAAGGCCGGGTTGGTCGCCGAGCACGTGACGCGTGACCTGACCAAGCCGCTGGGCAAGCTCGACTCGGCGTGGCAGGGCAAGGACGCGGACTCGTTCGTGGAGCACATGCGGGAGGTCGGCCTGGCCGGGCACGACATGTCCGACGCGATGCACGCGATGAGCGAGGCGTTGGACCAGACCGCCGAGGGCATCCGCGGGATCGTGCAGGACATGTCCCGGGTGTTCGCCGAGGCGGCCGACGCGGTGTCCGGCGCGGCGGCGTTGCCGGTGGACGGCGACCGGCGCGTGGTGGAGGCGTTGGACGAGCTGCACGACCCGGCGAAGGAGCTGCACGAGTCGGTGCGGGACGTGCTGGAGGCGTTCCTGCGGCTGTGCGAGGGGGTGTCGGGCTCGGACGACTTCGCCGACGTGAAGATGGAGCACCGCTACCCCGAGCGGAACTGGTCGTACACCCCGCCCGTGAAGCCGACCGCGCCGGAGCCGCCGGCCACCACGCCTCCGGCGGAGACGAAGCCGGCCGCGTCCGGTGGGGCCGGGTCCGGATCGGGCGGTGGCGGTGTGCCCGGTGGCGGCGGTGGCGGTGTGCCCGGTGGTGGCGGTGGCGTGCCCGGCGGTGGTGGTGTGCCGGGCGGTGAGCACGCGGAGCGGTTGCAGCAGGGCGGGTCGACCGGGGTGTCCGAGCCCCGTCCCGCGGAGCCCGGGGCACGTCCGGCGGCGGCCGCGGCGGCGGGCCCGTCCGGTCCGCCCGCGGCCGGCGGCACCGGGATGATGGGCGCGGGGATGATGGGCGGCATGGGCGCGGGCGGCCAGCAGGGCGGCGACAAGGACCACAAGTCGAAGGTCCAGCTCGCGGGCTCGACCGAGCAGGTGTTCGGCAAGCCCAAGAAGTCCGCACCACCCGTCCTGGGCGAGGACTGAGCTGTCCGAGCGTTGAACTCACGGGCCTGGACGTAGGACTCACGAGGAAGGGCCGCCCGTCGGGCGGCCCTTCCGGCGTCAGATCGTCGAGCGCCTGGGTGGTGCGAGGGCGCGGCGGGCGCGGTTGCGGTTCACGGTGTGGACGATGAACAGGGTCAGCAGGAGCAGGCCGACGCCCGCGCCCGTGCCCGACAGCGCCACGATCATCGGTGTGCTGCTCGGCGGGTTCAGCGGACCCAGGTTGGTGATCAGCTGCTCCGGCGTGGTGGGCTTCGCGCCCGGCCGCTCGGACGGCAGCTCGGCGGTCAGCGCGGCCACCGGGTTGATCATCCCGTAGCCGACCTTGTGGTCGCGGCCGTTCGGGTTGCCCGGGTGCTGCGCGGTCGCCTTGATCCGGTCCATCACCTGCCGCGCCTTCAGGTCCGGGAACCGCTGGCGCACCAGCGCGACCACGCCGGCCACGTACGGCGAGGCGAAGCTCGTGCCCTGGATGGCGGTGAGCCGCTTGTTCTCGTCGGAGTTCGCGTCGGTCAGGCCCTGGCCGCGCGGGTCGAGGGTGACGATGTTCTCGCCGGGCGCGGCCACGCTGACCCACGGGCCCCACACGGAGAACGACGACACCTCGCCGTCCATGTTCATCGACGCCACCGACAGGACGTTGTCGGCGTACCAGGGCGGCGACGCGACCACGTTGACCGTGTTCGGGTCCTGGTTGTCGTTCTGGCCCTGGCAGCCGCCCTTGGAGTCGATGTTGCCCGCGGCGGTCACGATGACGACGTCCTTGTCGTTCACCGCCCAGTCGATCGCGGCCTGCAGCTCGCGTTCCTGGTCGCTGGGCGCGCTCGGGGCCGCGCACGCGGTCAGCGAGATGTTGATGACCTGCGCGCCCTGGTCGACGGCGGAGATGATGGCCTTGGCCAGCGTGGCGACCTTGCCCGCGGAGTCCCGGTTGTCCTTCTTGGCCGGGTCCTCGTACTTGAAGTGGTTGCTGGTCTGCCGGAACGCCAGCACGGTGGCCTCGGGCGCGGCGCCGATGAACCCGGTCTGCTCGTCCTTGCTGGCCGCCGCGACGCCCGCCACCTCGGTGCCGTGGCCGTCGCAGTCGTCGTTGCCCTTCTTCTCGGTCTCGACGTAGTCGCCGGCCGGGATGACGCGGCCCTGCAGCCGCGGGTGGGTGTTGACGCCGGTGTCGATGATCGCGAGCTTGATGTCCTTGCCGGTGGCGAAGCGGTGCGCCTCCTCCAGCCGGAGCTGCATCTGGCCCCACGGCTTGTTCGGGATCGGGCGGTTGCCCGTGCCCGAGGTCACGCACTCGGTCTTCTTCTGGTAGTCGACGTCTTCCTTGGGCGCCTCGGGCGGGCGCAGGAACGACCGGTCCACCGGCGGCGGCTGCGAGTTCGGCCGGGCGTTGGCGTTCGTCGTGGACGGCTGGGCGTACGCGCCGGGTGCGGTCACCAGGGTGACCGCGGCCGCGGTCAGCGCGGCGATCTTGCGGATGCGCATCGGGTCCTCACGCGGGGATGAGCTGGCGCATGGCCACGTACAGGTCCATCACCGCCAGCGCCAGCGGCAGCACCGCGGCGATCAGGATGGCTTCCAGCACGTCGACCGTGCGGCGCAGCACCGGGGAGAACTTCTGGTTGGGGAAGATCACGCCGAGCACCAGGGCGGCCGCGCCGACGATCACCAGGGCGCCGAACACGTACAGCAGCCGGTCTCCCGGCGACGACTCCACCAGCCACCCGAGCAGCACGCCCGCGCCCGCGACCATGCCGCTGACCAGCAGCGCCACCGCCTGCGCGCCGTTGGCGTACGCGCGGCCCCGCAGCAGCAGCACCAACGTCACCACGATCGCCAGCAGCGGGCCCCAGATGGTGCCGTCGCCCGCGGCGATCACGGCGAACAGGGCGGCCGTGCCGCCACAGCCGATGATCATGCCGGTCAGGTACTCGTGCGCGTTCGCGGTGCGCCGCTCGATCACCGAGTACTCCGGGAAACCGGTGTCCTCCTTGAGGTCCTCCGCGCTGCCCGGCACGGTCGGCAGCGGCAGCTTGGCCAGCTGGATCGTCAACCGGGGCAGCACGGACAGCGCCGCCAGCGAGACCGCCGCGGTGCCCGCCGCGATGCCCTGCACGGGGTGGTCGACGAAGATGCCGATCAGGAACGCGAGGGCGCTCAGCGCGCCGGCCGTGGCGGCGGCGATGAACACCGTGATGCCCCGGCCGATCAGCAGGATCGCGGCCGAGGCGAAGATCAGCACCAGCACGCTGGCCAGCAGCAGGCTCGGCCGGCCGATCGGACCGGGCACGATGTAGAGGCCGGCGACGTAGGCCATGGGCAGGCCGCCCGCCGCCGCGACCAGCACGCCCGTGCCGGTCGCGGAGTAGGACCGGGCCACCACCGCGCCCGCCGCGATGGCGACGACGGCGAGGACGCCCGCGCAGATGGCGGGCGCGAGGTTGCCGCCGCCCGCGAGCGGACCGGCCATCAGCACCGCGACCGCGGCCGTGATGAGCGCCAGCGCGCCCGCGAGGTGGCCGTAGCGCCGCGCCGTGTCCTTGGTCCACGGGCGGAAGCTGTCCGGGTCCGACTCGGCGATCGCGTCGACCACGTCGTCGTACAGCGGGGGCGGCGGGTTCTCGTTGCGCTTGCGCAGCTGCAGGAGCTCGCCGTCGACCACGCCGAGCGAGGCCAGCGTGCGGCTGGGGTCCAGCGGGGCGTCGCCCAGCTTGGCCAGCGCCCAGCCGCCGTGCCGCACGCCACCGTCCGGAGTGGCCTCCTTGGCCATGTCCAGCAGCATCGGCAGCAGGTCGGCCACCGCGACGTCGGCGGGCAGCGCGACGTCGATACGCGTTCGCGGCGCAACCACCGTCACCCGGCTGAACACCGTCGTACCGGTCGCCACCAGCGCCCCCTAATGTCCTGATCAGTGTGTGCCGTGGTCCGCCCCGACCTTATTGGTCCGGTCGGACGCGGTTCGGTCCGCCCCTGGCGGAGCAGACCCAGTATGGG is a window from the Saccharothrix saharensis genome containing:
- the mycP gene encoding type VII secretion-associated serine protease mycosin, whose protein sequence is MRIRKIAALTAAAVTLVTAPGAYAQPSTTNANARPNSQPPPVDRSFLRPPEAPKEDVDYQKKTECVTSGTGNRPIPNKPWGQMQLRLEEAHRFATGKDIKLAIIDTGVNTHPRLQGRVIPAGDYVETEKKGNDDCDGHGTEVAGVAAASKDEQTGFIGAAPEATVLAFRQTSNHFKYEDPAKKDNRDSAGKVATLAKAIISAVDQGAQVINISLTACAAPSAPSDQERELQAAIDWAVNDKDVVIVTAAGNIDSKGGCQGQNDNQDPNTVNVVASPPWYADNVLSVASMNMDGEVSSFSVWGPWVSVAAPGENIVTLDPRGQGLTDANSDENKRLTAIQGTSFASPYVAGVVALVRQRFPDLKARQVMDRIKATAQHPGNPNGRDHKVGYGMINPVAALTAELPSERPGAKPTTPEQLITNLGPLNPPSSTPMIVALSGTGAGVGLLLLTLFIVHTVNRNRARRALAPPRRSTI
- the eccD gene encoding type VII secretion integral membrane protein EccD: MATGTTVFSRVTVVAPRTRIDVALPADVAVADLLPMLLDMAKEATPDGGVRHGGWALAKLGDAPLDPSRTLASLGVVDGELLQLRKRNENPPPPLYDDVVDAIAESDPDSFRPWTKDTARRYGHLAGALALITAAVAVLMAGPLAGGGNLAPAICAGVLAVVAIAAGAVVARSYSATGTGVLVAAAGGLPMAYVAGLYIVPGPIGRPSLLLASVLVLIFASAAILLIGRGITVFIAAATAGALSALAFLIGIFVDHPVQGIAAGTAAVSLAALSVLPRLTIQLAKLPLPTVPGSAEDLKEDTGFPEYSVIERRTANAHEYLTGMIIGCGGTAALFAVIAAGDGTIWGPLLAIVVTLVLLLRGRAYANGAQAVALLVSGMVAGAGVLLGWLVESSPGDRLLYVFGALVIVGAAALVLGVIFPNQKFSPVLRRTVDVLEAILIAAVLPLALAVMDLYVAMRQLIPA
- a CDS encoding WXG100 family type VII secretion target codes for the protein MRGKDGRQIAAEVGPELDYLSGISRRLGVRDLVADYFAPVVGDWNDLHEEAERWRKAGLVAEHVTRDLTKPLGKLDSAWQGKDADSFVEHMREVGLAGHDMSDAMHAMSEALDQTAEGIRGIVQDMSRVFAEAADAVSGAAALPVDGDRRVVEALDELHDPAKELHESVRDVLEAFLRLCEGVSGSDDFADVKMEHRYPERNWSYTPPVKPTAPEPPATTPPAETKPAASGGAGSGSGGGGVPGGGGGGVPGGGGGVPGGGGVPGGEHAERLQQGGSTGVSEPRPAEPGARPAAAAAAGPSGPPAAGGTGMMGAGMMGGMGAGGQQGGDKDHKSKVQLAGSTEQVFGKPKKSAPPVLGED